Within the Dolichospermum compactum NIES-806 genome, the region GACACAGACATTGAATGGATGTGAAAGCAAACAAGAAAAAATTGTGGTCAAGCTAATAAGGGCTAATGGTGGATACCTAGGCACACAGAGGCGAAGAAGGACGTGGTTACCGACGAAATGTTCCGGGGAGTTGGAAGCAAACTATGAGCCGGAAATATCCGAATGGGGCAACCCTATGTACTACCTGTTGAATATATAGACAGGAAAGAGCCAACCCAGCGAACTGAAACATCTTAGTAGCTGGAGGAAGAGAAATCAAACTAGAGATTCCCTAAGTAGTGGTGAGCGAAAGGGGAAGAGCCTAAACCAAGGGATTTATCCTTTGGGGTCGTGGGACAGCAATATCGAATCACTGAGGTTAGACGAAACAGCTAAATACTGTACCAGAGGAAGTGAAAGTCTTGTAGTCAAAAACCAAAGGATAGTAGCTGAATCCCGAGTAGCATGGAGCACGAGGAATTCCATGTGAATCAGCGAGGACCACCTCGTAAGGCTAAATACTACTGTGTGACCGATAGTGAACAAGTACCGCGAGGGAAAGGTGAAAAGAACCCCGGAAGGGGAGTGAAATAGAACATGAAACCATAAGCTTACAAGCAGTGGGAGTCCGATTTAACGGATGACCGCGTGCCTGTTGAAGAATGAGCCGGCGACTTATAGGCACTGGTAGGTTAAAGCGAAAATGCTGGAGCCAAAGGGAAACCGAGTCTGAAGAGGGCGAAAATCAGTGTTTATAGACCCGAACCCTGGTGATCTAACCATGTCCAGGATGAAGCTTGGGTAACACCAAGTGGAGGTCCGAACCGACCGATGTTGAAAAATCGGCGGATGAGGTGTGGTTAGGGGTGAAATACCAATCGAACCAGGAGCTAGCTGGTTCTCCCCGAAATGTGTTGAGGCGCAGCGGTTGTGATTAAATCTGGGGGGTAAAGCACTGTTTCGGTGCGGGCTGGGAGACCGGTACCAAATCGAGACAAACTCAGAATACCCAGAGAACACACAGCCAGTGAGACAGTGGGGGATAAGCTTCATTGTCAAGAGGGAAACAGCCCAGACCACCAGCTAAGGTCCCCAAATCATCACTAAGTGATAAAGGAGGTGAGATTGCCTAGACAACTAGGAGGTTTGCCTAGAAGCAGCCACCCTTGAAAGAGTGCGTAATAGCTCACTAGTCAAGCGATCTTGCGCCGAAAATGAACGGGGCTAAGTGATGTACCGAAGCTGTGGGATTACTAAAAATAATCGGTAGGGGAGCGTTCCGTCGTAGGTAGAAGCAGTAGCGGCGAGCAGCTGTGGACGAAACGGAAGTGAGAATGTCGGCTTGAGTAGCGCAAATGTATGTGAGAATCATACACCCCGAAACCCTAAGGGTTCCAGAGCCAGGTTCGTCCACTCTGGGTTAGTCGGGACCTAAGGCGAGGCCGAAAGGCGTAGTCGATGGACAAAGTGTCAATAGTCACTTACTGTTCTGTGGGAGCATAGATAGGGACGCATGAAAGATAGCCATACCCTGATTGGTTTGGGAGGAGTTTACGAACTCCGAGTGGTGAAGGATAGTGCCAAGAAAAGCTATATATGTGATGAAGATAGAACACCCGTACCCGAAACCGACACAGGTAGGGAGGTTGAGAATACCAAGGGGCGCGAGATAACTCTCTCTAAGGAACTCGGCAAAATGGCCCCGTAACTTCGGAAGAAGGGGTGCCCACTGTATAAGTGGGTCGCAGTGAAGAGATCCAAGCGACTGTTTACCAAAAACACAGGTCTCCGCCAACTCGAAAGAGGACGTATGGGGGCTGACGCCTGCCCAGTGCCGGAAGGTTAAGGAAGCTGGTCAGCGAAAGTGAAGCTGGCGACCGAAGCCCCGGTGAACGGCGGCCGTAACTATAACGGTCCTAAGGTAGCGAAATTCCTTGTCGGGTAAGTTCCGACCCGCACGAAAGGCGTAACGATTTGGATGGTGTCTCAGAGAGAGACTCGGCGAAATAGGAATGTCTGTGAAGATACGGACTGCCTGCACCTGGACAGAAAGACCCTATGAAGCTTTACTGTAGCCTGGAATTGTGTTCGGGCTTCGCTTGCGCAGGATAGGTGGGAAGCGGTGAGTTATTCCTTTTGGGGAATAAGGAGCTAACGGTGAGATACCACTCTGGCGAAGCTAGAATTCTAACCCATCTCCGTCAGCCGGAGAGGGAACAGTTTCAGGTGGGCAGTTTGACTGGGGCGGTCGCCTCCTAAAAGGTAACGGAGGCGCGCAAAGGTTCCCTCAGCACGCTTGGAAACCGTGCGAAGAGTGTAAAGGCAGAAGGGAGCTTGACTGCAAGACCGACAAGTCGAGCAGGTACGAAAGTAGGCCTTAGTGATCCGACGGCGCAGAGTGGAATGGCCGTCGCTCAACGGATAAAAGTTACTCTAGGGATAACAGGCTGATCTCCCCCAAGAGTCCACATCGACGGGGAGGTTTGGCACCTCGATGTCGGCTCATCGCAACCTGGGGCGGAAGTACGTCCCAAGGGTTGGGCTGTTCGCCCATTAAAGCGGTACGTGAGCTGGGTTCAGAACGTCGTGAGACAGTTCGGTCCATATCCGGTGCAGGCGCAAGAGTATTGAGAGGAGTCCTCCTTAGTACGAGAGGACCGGGAGGAACGCACCGCTGGTGTACCAGTTATTGTACCAACAGTAAACGCTGGGTAGCCAAGTGCGGAGAGGATAACCGCTGAAAGCATCTAAGTGGGAAGCCCACCTCAAGATGAGTACTCTCACTACGTTTTGTAGGTAAGGTCACGGGCAGAACACCCGTTAATAGGCTCTAAGTGGAAGTGCAGTAATGTATGAAGCTGAGGGGTACTAATAGACCGAGGGCTTGACCTCTATTCAATTTGTTATTGTGATTTCTCTTTCTCAAATGCAGTCTTCAGGGTTGCTGTAATTACGAATTCCAAATTCCAAATTACGAATTCCAAACTACGAATTCCAAATTACGAATTACGAATTACGAATTAGCAACTACAGGTTTTCCTGGTGTCTATGGCGCGGTGGAACCACACTGATCCCTTCCCGAACTCAGAGGTGAAACGCTGCTGCGGCGACGATAGTTTGGGGGTAGCCCCACGTGAAAATAGCTCGATGCCAGGTCTATTTTTAAATAAGCCCTCTCATTATTAATTTAATGAGGGGGTTTTGTTTTTTTAGAACTTTTTAGAACTTTCATACTGCACCAATTAACCATTATGTGAATGAACTTAACGGGTGACAAGGTGTCTAAACAGCTTGTTCCTTGGGGTGTGACAGTTGTGGGTGCGGAATGTGGGGACAATGCCCCCAGTTTGAGACGGTGTTCCATGTCCATATAATTTACCTAACAAAGGGTGGGGAAACCCCGCCCCTACCTGCCCATTTCTAAAATCTTACTGGCGACTGTTTCTATTACCGGAGTTACTGATAAACGATTGCCTTTTTTCACTACTAATAATTCATCATCATTAAACTTAGCTTTAAGTGTTGATAGTGAAAGAGGATGATGAAAAACTTCGATAAATTCCACTTTTACAGTTTGCCAACGGGGGGATTCAAGAGTTGATTTAGCATCATAATATTTACTATTTATATCAAATTGTGTTGGATCAGCAATCCCTGTTTCAACTATCCGCATTAAACCAAAAATACCGGGTGGTTCAGCATTAGAATGATAAAAAAATGCTAAATCTCCTATTTGCATTTGCTTCAAGAAATTCCTGGCTTGATAGTTACGTATACCGTCCCAAATTGTCTCACTTTGCTGTTGTAAGTCAGTAATACTATAAACTGCTGGTTCTGACTTCATTAACCAATAATTAATTGTATTCATTTAATAATTAATTCCATAATTGTAGAGACGTTACAGAGAACGCCTCTATATATACTAACTTACTGCTAAGTTACCCCAAGTAATATAAGGTAGTTTTGCTGCTGTTGCTTTTACCTGTTGGGCATTTGCTACTAACTGTCCGCAAGCATCCCAAGTTCCGCTAATAAAGGCGCTTCTTGTGCCTTCACTAATCACAACTGAGGCAGCAAAACCACCAATTTGTACTTGCAATTTTTCCAAATCTATGATAGTAACTGCTTGAGGATTGGTAGTAACTAATTCTTGCAGTTGTTTAACTACTTCTGATTCAGCAGTGACGCATGGTATCCCCATTGCTACGCAGTTACCAAAGAAGATTTCGGCGAAGCTTTCACCAATCAGGGCTTTAATTCCCCATTTTGCCAGGGCTTGGGGTGCGTGTTCTCGTGATGAACCACAGCCAAAGTTGCGGTTAACTATGAGAATTTTCGCGCCTTGATATTGGATTTGATCAAATGGGTGTTCACCATTTAAGGCTTTTCTGTCGTCAACAAATACGCCTTCTCCTAAGTCGTCAAAGGTGATGGCTTTTAAGTAGCGGGCAGGGATAATTCGGTCGGTGTCTATGTCGTTACCGATGAGGGGAACGGCGTTACCGGATATTTGTTTTACTTCACTTACCATAATTAATAAACCACGAAGGCACGAAGGACACGAAGAAAGAAGAGAAGAGTTTAAGAGAGATTTTTCACTCCCCTCCTCGCTTGCGGGGAGGGGTTGGGGTTATATGGGGTTACAGCATTTCCCGTACATCTGACACTTCGCCTTTGATGGCGGCTGTGGCTACCATTGCAGGACTCATTAATAAGGTGCGACCGGAGGATGATCCTTGTCTCCCTTTGAAGTTGCGGTTGGAGGAGGAAGCGCTGATTTGTCTGCCTTGGAGTTTGTCGGGGTTCATGGCTAAACACATGGAACATCCTGGTTCTCTCCATTCAAAACCGGCTGCTTGGAAGATTTTATCTAGTCCTTCGGCTTCGGCTTCTCTTTTGACTCTTTCTGAACCAGGAACTACGAAGGCTTTTATACCTTTTGCAACTTGGCGACCTTGGGCAATTTTGGCGGCTTCTCTCAGGTCGCTGATGCGTCCGTTGGTGCAGCTACCAATGAAGCAGACATCTATTTTTGTGCCTTGGATGGGTTGACCGGGATATAAGTCCATGTAGCGGTATGCTTCTTCGGCGATGAAGCGGTCTTCTTCTAAAAGTTCTGCGGCTGTGGGGACTTTTTCATCTACGCCAATTCCCTGACCGGGTGTAATTCCCCATGTGACTGTGGGGGGAATATCTTCGGCATTAAATACTACTATATCATCATATTCTGCGTCAGCATTACTGCTGAGAGATTCCCACCAAGCAATGGCCTTTTCCCAGTCTGCACCTTGGGGAGCAAAGTCTCTATTTTGTAGATAATCGTAGGTAATTTGATCGGGGTTGACGTATCCACATCGTGCTCCACCTTCTATGGCCATGTTACAAACGGTCATCCGTTCTTCCATGTTCATCTGGGTAAAGGTTGTTCCAGCAAATTCGTAAGCGTAGCCTACGCCACCTTTTACGCCTAGTCTCCGGATGATGTGTAATATTACGTCTTTGGCGTAAACTCCGGGTTTGAGTTGTCCGTTAACTTCGATTTTGCGGACTTTGAGTTTTGATAATGATAGGGTTTGGGAGGCGAGAACGTCTCTAACTTGGCTTGTACCGATACCAAAGGCGATCGCACCAAATGCACCATGACTTGATGTATGGCTATCTCCACAAGCGATGGTCATTCCTGGTTGTGTTAGTCCCAATTCAGGGGCGATGACATGAACTATTCCTTGATTTCCTGAACCAATATTATAAAAAGTTATGTCATTTTCTTGACAACTCTTTTCTAATGCCTGAATCATTTCTTCAGCCATACTATCCACAAAGGGACGAGCTTGGTTTTCTGTGGGAACGATATGATCAACTGTGGCTATTGTCCGTTGTGGAAATAATACTTTTAAATCCCGCTCCTTCAGCATTGCAAAGGCTTGAGGACTGGTAACTTCATGAATAAGATGTAGTCCAATAAATAGTTGTGTTAATCCTGATGGTAATGTACCAACGGTGTGTAAGTCCCAAACTTTGTCAAATAGTGTACCTTTGCTCATACATCAATCTATGTTAAAGGAGTCGGATTTTCGATTGTATCAGAAATTTGGTGGCAATGGAATTTTAGAAATCTAGCTGCCGATAGTAGTTAACAAAAAAAATATATGACGGGTTGTCATATTTGGCATTGATTGTATTTAAAATGAAATGAGAACAATAAACATACTTCCACAGGACAGAACCATGAAATCTATCGCAGCAACTTTGCGACGCTTGAGCCTAGCTGTATTAACAGTTATTGTAATTTTTGGTAGCTTTGCGGTATTCACTCCTACTGCATCTGCGGAAACATATACAGTTAAACTGGGCAGTGATAAAGGTATGTTAGCCTTTGAACCCAAGAAATTGACTGTTAAAGCTGGTGACACAATTGAATGGGTAAACAACAAAGTTCCTCCCCACAATGTTGTCTTTGATGCTAAGAAAAACCCCGCTAAGAGTGCTGATTTAGCTAAATCCTTGTCCCATACAAAGTTATTACTAAACCCCGGACAAAAACAAACCACCACTTTTCCTGCTGACGCTCCTGCTGGTGATTATACCTTCTATTGCCAACCCCACCGTGGTGCGGGCATGGTTGGTAAAATCACTGTTGAAGGTTAATATATAGCTACTTACCATCCTTGTTAATGTACAGGGATGGTAAGTAGGTGAACAGAAAAATTTAAAGGTATGTGAAGAAAACTAAAATCACTCAAAACTCTCTTCCTGTTCCCTGTTAAGAGTTCCCTGTTCCCTTGCCCCAACGACAATTTTTAACCCCCACCTACTTACATTAGCTATACTCAAAACGGCTAAAACTTGGACTTTTTTATAATACAAATAACAGTCTCAAAGCCTCTCCCCGTTGCGGGGAGAGGTTTGGAGAGGGGTTCCATATTTAGTTAAACAATAAACCGTTTGCAGTATATCAGCAAATCAAAAAGCTGACTTAATATTACAAAAAACAGATAAGAAACTAAAGTTTCAGAGTTTAGAGCTTCA harbors:
- a CDS encoding EVE domain-containing protein codes for the protein MNTINYWLMKSEPAVYSITDLQQQSETIWDGIRNYQARNFLKQMQIGDLAFFYHSNAEPPGIFGLMRIVETGIADPTQFDINSKYYDAKSTLESPRWQTVKVEFIEVFHHPLSLSTLKAKFNDDELLVVKKGNRLSVTPVIETVASKILEMGR
- the petE gene encoding plastocyanin, with the protein product MKSIAATLRRLSLAVLTVIVIFGSFAVFTPTASAETYTVKLGSDKGMLAFEPKKLTVKAGDTIEWVNNKVPPHNVVFDAKKNPAKSADLAKSLSHTKLLLNPGQKQTTTFPADAPAGDYTFYCQPHRGAGMVGKITVEG
- the leuD gene encoding 3-isopropylmalate dehydratase small subunit; this encodes MVSEVKQISGNAVPLIGNDIDTDRIIPARYLKAITFDDLGEGVFVDDRKALNGEHPFDQIQYQGAKILIVNRNFGCGSSREHAPQALAKWGIKALIGESFAEIFFGNCVAMGIPCVTAESEVVKQLQELVTTNPQAVTIIDLEKLQVQIGGFAASVVISEGTRSAFISGTWDACGQLVANAQQVKATAAKLPYITWGNLAVS
- the leuC gene encoding 3-isopropylmalate dehydratase large subunit, encoding MSKGTLFDKVWDLHTVGTLPSGLTQLFIGLHLIHEVTSPQAFAMLKERDLKVLFPQRTIATVDHIVPTENQARPFVDSMAEEMIQALEKSCQENDITFYNIGSGNQGIVHVIAPELGLTQPGMTIACGDSHTSSHGAFGAIAFGIGTSQVRDVLASQTLSLSKLKVRKIEVNGQLKPGVYAKDVILHIIRRLGVKGGVGYAYEFAGTTFTQMNMEERMTVCNMAIEGGARCGYVNPDQITYDYLQNRDFAPQGADWEKAIAWWESLSSNADAEYDDIVVFNAEDIPPTVTWGITPGQGIGVDEKVPTAAELLEEDRFIAEEAYRYMDLYPGQPIQGTKIDVCFIGSCTNGRISDLREAAKIAQGRQVAKGIKAFVVPGSERVKREAEAEGLDKIFQAAGFEWREPGCSMCLAMNPDKLQGRQISASSSNRNFKGRQGSSSGRTLLMSPAMVATAAIKGEVSDVREML